The proteins below come from a single Dinghuibacter silviterrae genomic window:
- a CDS encoding ClpP family protease, with product MDFGKEFDRYAVKHQGISSATLHNYRTHFPTNLTPYIIEERPLNVASMDVFSRLMMDRIIFLGEGINDYVANIVTAQLLFLDSTDRSRDIQMYINSPGGAVYAGLGIYDTMQFVTPDVATICTGIAASMAAVLMLAGVSGKRSALKHSRIMLHQPSAGAGGQASDIEITVNEVRKIKQELYEVIAYHTNQDVEKIAKDCDRDYWMSAQEAKAYGIVDEVLFVNPKKPKKDA from the coding sequence ATGGACTTTGGTAAAGAATTCGACCGGTACGCAGTAAAACACCAGGGCATCTCCAGTGCCACCCTGCACAACTACCGGACACATTTTCCGACAAACCTTACCCCTTATATCATAGAGGAAAGGCCCCTGAATGTAGCCTCCATGGACGTTTTCTCCCGGTTGATGATGGACCGCATCATCTTCTTAGGCGAAGGCATCAATGACTACGTAGCCAATATCGTGACCGCGCAGCTGTTGTTCCTGGACTCCACCGACCGGAGCCGGGACATCCAGATGTACATCAATAGCCCCGGCGGGGCCGTGTATGCCGGTCTTGGTATTTATGACACGATGCAATTCGTCACCCCGGACGTAGCCACCATTTGTACGGGTATTGCGGCGTCGATGGCCGCGGTGCTGATGCTGGCCGGTGTTTCGGGTAAGCGCTCTGCACTCAAACACTCCCGGATCATGCTCCACCAACCTTCGGCGGGCGCGGGCGGACAGGCTTCGGACATCGAGATCACCGTCAACGAGGTGCGTAAGATCAAACAGGAGCTGTACGAAGTGATCGCCTACCACACCAACCAGGACGTGGAAAAGATCGCCAAGGACTGCGACCGCGACTACTGGATGAGCGCACAGGAGGCAAAAGCCTATGGGATCGTGGACGAGGTGCTTTTCGTGAACCCCAAAAAACCGAAAAAAGATGCTTAG
- a CDS encoding trigger factor — MATITRENIGLLNDKLTVKVEKEDYLSSFEKTLKQYSKSANIPGFRKGMVPAGVIKRMHGPAIFKDEVVKSVEKELGRFISEEKPDIFAQPLPLETDVPSLDMNQPAGYTFQFEIGLKPNPSIDLGSIKATRYEINVTDEMIEAEVDRLRNRFGKVTDKEEADTEEDILTLTFVESDAEGNPLEDAPSKTNSLLVKYFADTTQALGKRAGDKMVLQLGKAFEDKEREWLVKDLNLNPDDPAELERFFAVTVDKVGLLQKRDLGEEFYNEVYPGQGIATEAAFREKIVSEIRLYWERQTKDFLHHELYHQLLDKTHFDLPEAFLKRWLQVGGEKPKTADEVEEEFPTFRSQLRWTLISDQLIRQNQLDVTPDELREYMRQQVLGYFGQMNLGDGNTEWIDSYVDRMTKDEQQVESAYRRIVTEKMFNWAEDKVSVSPKAISFEEFSEMQHAHSHEH, encoded by the coding sequence ATGGCTACAATAACGCGCGAGAACATCGGTTTGCTGAATGACAAACTGACCGTCAAAGTGGAAAAGGAAGACTACCTTTCTTCGTTTGAAAAAACACTGAAGCAGTATAGCAAATCGGCAAACATACCCGGCTTTCGCAAGGGGATGGTTCCGGCCGGTGTGATCAAAAGGATGCATGGCCCCGCGATCTTCAAGGACGAGGTGGTCAAGTCCGTCGAAAAGGAATTGGGGCGTTTCATCTCGGAAGAAAAGCCCGATATTTTTGCCCAGCCGCTTCCGCTGGAAACGGACGTGCCTTCCCTCGACATGAACCAGCCCGCCGGATATACGTTCCAGTTTGAAATCGGGCTCAAGCCGAACCCGTCGATCGACCTGGGCAGCATCAAGGCGACCCGCTACGAGATCAACGTCACCGACGAGATGATCGAGGCGGAAGTCGACCGGCTCCGGAACCGTTTTGGCAAGGTGACCGATAAAGAAGAGGCAGATACGGAAGAAGACATCCTTACCCTGACCTTTGTGGAAAGCGATGCCGAAGGCAACCCGCTGGAAGACGCGCCCTCCAAGACGAACTCTCTCCTGGTAAAATATTTTGCCGACACCACCCAGGCGCTGGGCAAACGCGCAGGCGACAAAATGGTGCTGCAACTGGGCAAGGCTTTCGAGGACAAGGAAAGGGAATGGCTGGTCAAGGACCTCAACCTGAACCCTGACGACCCTGCAGAGCTGGAACGCTTTTTCGCCGTCACGGTCGACAAGGTGGGCCTGCTCCAAAAGCGCGACCTGGGTGAAGAATTCTATAACGAAGTGTATCCCGGGCAAGGCATTGCGACCGAAGCCGCCTTCCGCGAAAAGATCGTTTCCGAGATCCGCCTGTACTGGGAAAGGCAAACCAAAGATTTCCTCCACCACGAGCTGTACCACCAGCTCCTGGACAAGACCCACTTCGACCTCCCGGAAGCCTTCCTGAAACGCTGGCTCCAGGTGGGCGGTGAAAAACCGAAAACCGCCGATGAAGTGGAGGAAGAGTTCCCGACCTTCCGCTCCCAACTGCGCTGGACCCTGATCAGCGACCAGTTGATCCGTCAAAACCAACTGGACGTAACCCCGGATGAGCTGCGGGAATACATGCGCCAGCAGGTCCTCGGGTACTTCGGCCAGATGAACCTGGGGGACGGCAATACCGAATGGATCGACAGCTATGTCGACCGGATGACCAAGGACGAGCAGCAGGTCGAAAGCGCCTACCGCCGGATCGTCACCGAAAAGATGTTCAACTGGGCGGAAGACAAGGTAAGCGTTTCCCCCAAGGCGATCTCCTTTGAGGAGTTTTCGGAGATGCAGCATGCGCATAGCCACGAGCACTAG
- a CDS encoding papain-like cysteine protease family protein: MKKIVLLLCLAGLEYTSAVAQYPPPQYVGIPRNVFNFYAARQVEDEWCWAASIQMILNYYGVSITQADIAARTFGLDENGNIVNSGASPDVINANLNNWSIDHQGRRYVVRSSYVPGAPAPSDLLGWLSNRRPLLITYANETTSGHAIVLTGCSFYPTVAGPNIQSLIFRDPWPSDENVANAGRVEYPAPFAQDITGCWFVTVSYY; the protein is encoded by the coding sequence ATGAAAAAGATCGTTTTGCTCCTCTGTTTGGCCGGCCTTGAATACACCTCCGCCGTCGCCCAGTATCCACCGCCCCAATATGTCGGCATCCCCAGAAATGTCTTTAATTTCTATGCCGCCAGACAAGTCGAGGACGAATGGTGCTGGGCCGCGTCTATTCAAATGATACTCAACTACTATGGCGTTTCTATTACCCAGGCGGACATCGCCGCGCGGACCTTCGGCCTGGACGAAAACGGAAATATCGTCAATTCGGGGGCGTCGCCGGACGTCATCAACGCCAACCTGAATAACTGGAGCATCGACCACCAAGGCCGCCGTTATGTCGTCCGGTCGTCCTACGTCCCGGGAGCGCCCGCCCCATCGGACCTGTTGGGTTGGTTGTCCAACAGGAGACCCCTGCTCATCACCTATGCCAATGAAACCACTTCGGGTCACGCCATCGTGCTCACCGGCTGCAGCTTCTATCCCACCGTGGCGGGCCCCAACATCCAATCGCTCATATTCAGGGACCCCTGGCCAAGCGACGAAAATGTCGCCAATGCCGGGCGGGTGGAGTACCCGGCCCCTTTCGCCCAGGACATTACCGGGTGCTGGTTCGTGACGGTCAGTTATTACTAA
- a CDS encoding porin family protein, which yields MMLKVLCLAMGMSLLVSTAYAQSHLGIEGACIAGNLPGNSAGGPSEILSQTRGPRLAPGGGIWADFRWSDYIDFQPHINITPKGAEIWQNGQNTGHVHVTYLDVPLRLMYRVPVGYDDFFFGGGVYGALGLRGTYQVSTNTLPMHDLGGDIQFNDPDGITGLHMKPWDAGYTAALSYQFSFGLTLHLDYEHGFVNIAPEGTGRIQNQGLSLGIGYLFHYNTRD from the coding sequence ATGATGTTAAAAGTGCTCTGTTTAGCGATGGGGATGTCGCTTCTTGTATCAACTGCTTATGCTCAATCCCACCTTGGAATAGAAGGAGCGTGCATAGCCGGGAACTTACCGGGGAACTCCGCCGGAGGTCCCTCTGAAATCCTAAGTCAGACAAGAGGCCCGCGCCTGGCCCCGGGCGGCGGGATTTGGGCCGACTTTCGATGGAGCGATTATATTGATTTCCAACCACATATTAATATCACCCCCAAGGGAGCCGAAATCTGGCAAAATGGCCAGAACACCGGGCACGTCCATGTGACATACCTGGACGTTCCCCTCCGGCTGATGTACCGGGTACCTGTGGGCTACGACGACTTTTTTTTCGGGGGGGGCGTCTATGGCGCCCTTGGGCTCCGGGGGACCTACCAGGTCTCCACCAACACCCTGCCCATGCACGACCTGGGCGGGGACATCCAGTTCAATGACCCCGACGGTATCACCGGACTCCACATGAAACCCTGGGATGCCGGGTATACCGCCGCCCTTTCGTATCAATTCTCCTTTGGCCTGACCCTTCACCTCGATTACGAACACGGGTTTGTCAACATCGCCCCCGAAGGCACTGGCCGGATACAAAACCAAGGGCTTAGCCTTGGTATAGGGTATCTTTTTCACTATAATACCCGCGATTAG
- a CDS encoding RelA/SpoT family protein translates to MDSIVTLPKYNLTEAQERKEIIRQYRALLRALKTKLKKGDKELVRHAFEMAAEAHKTMRRKSGEPYITHPLAVAMICVEEIGLGVRSTICALLHDTVEDTDVTLDDVEREFGSEIARIIDGLTKIANVVDTNTTQQAENFKKILLTLTDDPRVILIKLADRLHNMRTLDSMKREKQLKISSETVYVYAPLAHRMGLYAIKTEMEDLSMKFLEPDTYREIARKLSETKRERTRYINEFIRPIKEKLEQAGVVDFEIYGRPKSIHSIWNKMRKKDVTFDEVYDLFAIRIILNPTLEREKEECWKVYSLITDMYNPSPERLRDWLSNPKSNGYEALHTTVMGPQGKWVEVQIRTKRMNEIAEKGLAAHYKYKEGAGDESRFDQWFSQIREVLSNQDTNSIDFLQEFKTSFLTEEIYVYTPKGDVKMLPKGATALDFAFAVHSDIGSRCIGAKVNHKLVPIGHKLRSGDQIEIITSSKQRPNEDWLNIVVTAKAKSKIKDSLKEEKRKIADEGKYLLQRKLEQMGVAFNVHNVDELVSFYKTNSQLDLFYKIAIKTIDLKDLAEFQVLGDRLEPPRPVKPVEVPVKEHSGGKDSELIIFGESSDKILYTLANCCKPIPGDDVFGFITATEGLKIHRTNCPNAARLLSHYGHRVVKTKWAKNKEISFLTGIRIVGLDDVGVINKITNLISGEMRINISALTIEAEEGIFRGNIRLYVHDKEELDELVVRLKALTGIQSVERYDTDSV, encoded by the coding sequence ATGGATAGTATTGTTACGTTACCAAAGTATAATCTTACTGAGGCGCAGGAGAGGAAGGAAATTATCCGTCAGTACCGCGCCCTCCTGAGGGCTTTGAAGACCAAGCTCAAAAAGGGGGACAAGGAACTGGTCCGCCATGCCTTTGAAATGGCTGCGGAAGCGCACAAAACTATGCGGCGCAAAAGCGGTGAACCTTATATTACCCATCCCCTGGCCGTTGCCATGATCTGTGTGGAAGAGATCGGGCTGGGGGTGCGTTCCACCATTTGTGCGCTTCTCCACGATACGGTCGAGGACACGGACGTAACGCTGGATGACGTGGAGCGCGAGTTTGGCAGTGAGATCGCCCGCATCATCGACGGGCTCACCAAGATCGCCAATGTCGTCGATACCAATACCACCCAACAGGCGGAGAACTTCAAAAAGATCCTCCTGACCCTGACCGACGACCCTCGCGTCATCCTCATCAAGCTGGCCGACAGGCTCCACAACATGCGGACCCTGGACAGCATGAAGCGCGAGAAGCAGCTCAAAATTTCCTCCGAAACGGTGTATGTATACGCGCCCCTGGCGCACCGGATGGGGTTGTATGCCATCAAGACCGAAATGGAGGACCTGTCGATGAAGTTCCTGGAACCCGATACCTACCGGGAGATCGCCCGCAAGCTATCGGAGACCAAACGGGAACGGACCCGGTACATCAACGAGTTTATCCGCCCGATCAAGGAAAAGCTGGAACAGGCCGGCGTGGTGGACTTCGAGATTTACGGACGGCCCAAATCCATCCACTCCATCTGGAACAAGATGCGTAAAAAGGACGTGACCTTTGACGAGGTGTATGACCTTTTTGCCATCCGGATCATCCTCAACCCAACGCTGGAGCGGGAGAAAGAGGAGTGCTGGAAGGTCTATTCGCTGATCACGGACATGTACAACCCTTCCCCGGAGCGCCTGAGGGACTGGCTGAGCAACCCCAAAAGCAACGGGTATGAGGCCCTGCACACCACCGTTATGGGTCCCCAGGGGAAGTGGGTGGAGGTACAGATCCGTACCAAACGCATGAACGAGATTGCGGAAAAAGGATTGGCGGCCCACTATAAGTATAAGGAGGGTGCCGGGGACGAAAGCCGTTTCGACCAATGGTTTTCCCAGATCCGGGAGGTGCTTTCGAACCAGGATACCAACTCCATTGATTTCCTCCAGGAGTTCAAGACGTCATTTTTGACGGAGGAGATCTATGTCTATACCCCGAAGGGGGACGTCAAGATGCTGCCCAAAGGGGCGACGGCGCTGGATTTTGCTTTTGCGGTGCACTCCGATATCGGGAGCCGGTGTATCGGCGCCAAGGTGAACCACAAGTTGGTGCCCATCGGTCATAAGCTGCGCAGCGGGGACCAGATCGAGATCATCACTTCCTCCAAACAACGGCCCAACGAGGACTGGCTGAACATCGTGGTTACGGCCAAGGCCAAGTCGAAGATCAAGGACAGCCTGAAGGAGGAGAAGCGCAAGATCGCCGACGAGGGCAAGTACCTCCTGCAACGCAAGCTGGAGCAGATGGGCGTTGCGTTCAACGTACACAACGTGGACGAACTGGTGTCATTTTACAAAACCAATTCCCAGCTCGACCTGTTCTATAAGATCGCGATCAAGACGATCGACCTTAAGGACCTGGCGGAATTCCAGGTGTTGGGGGACAGGCTGGAGCCGCCCCGCCCCGTAAAACCGGTAGAAGTGCCGGTCAAAGAGCATTCCGGCGGCAAGGATTCGGAGCTGATTATCTTCGGCGAAAGCAGCGACAAGATCCTCTATACGCTGGCCAATTGCTGTAAACCGATCCCCGGGGACGACGTGTTCGGGTTTATAACGGCCACCGAGGGACTCAAGATCCACCGGACCAACTGCCCCAATGCCGCCCGGCTGCTGTCTCACTACGGGCACCGCGTGGTCAAGACCAAGTGGGCAAAGAACAAGGAGATATCCTTCCTCACCGGGATCAGGATCGTCGGTCTGGACGACGTAGGGGTCATCAACAAGATCACCAACCTCATCTCCGGTGAAATGCGGATCAACATCAGCGCGCTCACGATCGAAGCGGAAGAAGGGATCTTCAGGGGAAACATACGCTTGTATGTCCATGACAAAGAGGAGTTAGACGAGCTGGTGGTGCGCCTCAAGGCGCTGACCGGGATCCAGTCCGTTGAGCGCTACGACACCGATTCGGTCTAG
- a CDS encoding adenylosuccinate synthase: MVDVILGLQWGDEGKGKIVDYFAPQYDVIARFQGGPNAGHTLYVGDRKVVLHQIPSGVFHEKTVNLIGSGVVLDPVTLRKECQTVADFGVDVRKNLFISERTHLILPTHRALDKASELSKGNDKIGSTLKGIGPAYMDKTGRNGLRVGDLLDKSFTTQYIKLRLKHQKMLDSLHFNEDISEWEEEFFDAVEFLKQLNIVNGEYFINERVRAGQRILAEGAQGSMLDVDFGTFPFVTSSNTISAGVCTGLGVAPQTIREVIGVTKAYCTRVGSGPFPTELMDQTGERLRAVGNEFGATTGRPRRCGWIDLVALRFACMVNGVTQLVMTKTDVLDPFADIYACEKYEVDGKEVDRIPFQMTRLSISPVYKQINGWNSSIENCKDFTSLPGALRSYIQYIDNAVGAKVKYISNGPGRDQIISVP, translated from the coding sequence ATGGTTGATGTTATCCTGGGCCTCCAATGGGGCGACGAGGGAAAAGGCAAGATCGTTGATTATTTTGCGCCCCAATACGATGTTATCGCACGCTTCCAGGGTGGACCCAACGCCGGTCACACCTTGTATGTCGGGGACAGGAAAGTGGTACTGCACCAGATCCCTTCGGGTGTATTCCACGAGAAAACGGTCAACCTGATCGGGAGCGGGGTGGTGCTCGACCCGGTCACCCTGCGTAAGGAGTGCCAGACGGTGGCTGATTTTGGCGTAGATGTCCGCAAGAACCTCTTCATCAGCGAACGGACCCATCTGATCCTGCCGACCCACCGGGCCCTTGACAAAGCCAGCGAACTCTCCAAGGGCAACGACAAGATCGGGTCCACCCTCAAAGGGATCGGCCCCGCCTATATGGACAAAACCGGCCGTAATGGCCTGCGGGTGGGCGACCTCCTGGATAAATCCTTTACCACCCAGTACATCAAGCTGCGCCTGAAGCACCAGAAGATGCTGGACAGCCTCCACTTCAACGAGGACATCTCGGAATGGGAGGAAGAATTCTTCGACGCTGTGGAATTCCTGAAACAGCTCAATATCGTCAACGGCGAATACTTTATCAACGAACGCGTCCGGGCAGGTCAGCGCATCCTGGCCGAAGGCGCCCAGGGGAGCATGCTGGATGTGGACTTCGGAACTTTCCCATTTGTCACTTCTTCCAACACGATTTCCGCCGGTGTTTGCACCGGTCTTGGCGTGGCGCCGCAAACGATCCGGGAAGTCATCGGGGTTACAAAGGCCTACTGCACACGCGTCGGCAGCGGCCCCTTCCCCACCGAGCTCATGGATCAGACCGGGGAGCGTCTTCGCGCCGTCGGTAACGAATTTGGTGCGACCACCGGCCGGCCCCGCCGTTGCGGGTGGATCGACCTGGTCGCCCTGCGCTTTGCCTGTATGGTGAACGGCGTCACCCAGCTGGTGATGACCAAAACGGACGTACTCGACCCTTTCGCCGATATTTATGCCTGCGAAAAATACGAGGTGGATGGAAAGGAGGTGGACCGCATCCCCTTCCAGATGACCCGGTTATCGATTTCCCCCGTGTACAAACAGATAAATGGGTGGAATTCCTCTATTGAAAATTGCAAAGATTTTACATCTTTGCCGGGTGCGCTGCGTTCATATATTCAGTATATTGATAATGCCGTGGGCGCTAAAGTGAAGTACATTTCAAACGGTCCCGGAAGGGATCAGATCATATCCGTCCCTTAA
- a CDS encoding anthranilate synthase component I family protein: MTSKRTFTTFPVEDILTCKQQLLSWVNRFSSCCFLDNHGYAMPGGRLECLAGAGEMASISVGAGGAFSALEVFHRYHKDWVFGHLGYDLKNETEQRTSGLPDSLGFPDLRFFVPRYVFLLSAEGLQIGVLPGESPEAIWAAICAEPVAPPQAAASPRAVPAGTRPLPLAAAAAPPLQARFTHDDYLDTVHHLQRHIARGDCYEVTFCQEFFMEGVDIEPLQTFQALDALSPQPHAAYYKLGDRFLLCASPERYLQNEKGHLLSQPIKGTAARAPEDPEKDQALRDALLASPKEKSENVMIVDLVRNDLSRVCAEGSVRVNELWGIYAFPQVFQMISSIEGDLAKDRIWVDALKATFPMGSMTGAPKRRVLELIEQYERTKRGLYSGAIGYIDPEGNFDFAVVIRSLLYNRAGKYLSFSVGSAITAAADPEAEYQECLLKAGAIKKTLESVLSSASA; the protein is encoded by the coding sequence ATGACTTCTAAGCGAACCTTCACTACATTTCCTGTAGAAGATATTCTTACTTGTAAGCAGCAACTGCTGAGCTGGGTCAACCGGTTCAGCAGTTGTTGCTTTTTGGACAATCATGGGTATGCCATGCCGGGCGGGCGCCTCGAATGCCTCGCCGGCGCCGGCGAAATGGCGTCGATATCCGTAGGCGCCGGCGGCGCGTTTTCCGCCCTCGAAGTTTTTCACCGTTACCATAAGGACTGGGTATTTGGGCACCTCGGCTACGACCTTAAAAACGAGACCGAGCAGCGCACATCGGGCCTGCCCGATTCGCTTGGTTTCCCCGACCTGCGCTTCTTCGTGCCGCGGTATGTGTTTCTGCTGTCCGCAGAGGGGCTACAGATCGGCGTGCTGCCCGGGGAGTCGCCGGAGGCGATATGGGCGGCTATCTGCGCGGAGCCGGTGGCACCGCCACAGGCGGCTGCCTCGCCGCGCGCAGTGCCGGCCGGCACCAGGCCGTTGCCGCTCGCTGCCGCCGCGGCTCCGCCGCTGCAGGCCCGCTTCACCCACGACGACTACCTGGACACCGTCCACCACCTGCAGCGTCACATCGCCCGCGGCGACTGTTACGAAGTCACCTTTTGCCAGGAATTCTTTATGGAAGGGGTGGACATCGAACCGCTGCAAACCTTTCAGGCGCTGGACGCACTCTCCCCACAGCCCCATGCGGCTTACTACAAACTGGGCGACCGGTTCCTGCTATGCGCCAGCCCGGAGCGATACCTGCAAAACGAAAAAGGGCATCTCCTATCCCAACCGATCAAGGGCACGGCGGCGCGGGCCCCCGAAGACCCGGAGAAGGACCAGGCGCTTAGGGATGCACTGTTGGCGAGCCCTAAAGAAAAAAGCGAAAACGTCATGATCGTGGACCTGGTCCGGAACGATCTATCCCGGGTGTGCGCGGAGGGAAGCGTACGGGTTAACGAACTGTGGGGGATTTATGCTTTTCCCCAGGTGTTCCAGATGATCTCCTCTATAGAAGGGGACCTCGCCAAAGACCGGATCTGGGTCGACGCTTTGAAAGCTACCTTCCCCATGGGCTCGATGACCGGGGCCCCTAAAAGGCGGGTCCTGGAACTCATAGAGCAGTACGAGCGGACAAAAAGGGGATTGTACTCCGGTGCCATAGGTTATATCGACCCGGAAGGGAATTTCGACTTCGCGGTGGTGATCCGCAGCCTCCTGTACAACCGGGCCGGAAAGTACCTTTCCTTTTCTGTAGGGTCAGCCATCACGGCCGCCGCCGATCCGGAGGCGGAGTATCAGGAATGCCTGCTCAAGGCTGGCGCCATAAAAAAAACGCTGGAGAGCGTACTCTCCAGCGCTTCGGCATGA